A genomic window from Persephonella sp. includes:
- a CDS encoding MFS transporter, which produces MDKRKISAIAIINILTFLVSLSYEMTFTVMPFFLVNSLGVSMVVIGILEGGYDLVSNLVKILSGYWSDIFSKRKFLLTGIFLSIAARFYFIFGKKWDDILMGTILDSVSDGTIVPISDTILSSEKKKSLGKTFGINRAIESIGGLLGILVAFLYTALFLDVPYQKYFYLSIIPLLIAGIVILFLPEYRPPTKKYRIPIISWEMFFPKYLYLFFILSFANFGYSFYILKVYDQTLSEYKTVGIYVIFTIIIAIASYLSGKFYDRLGEKRFLYLTIFLFFISHLLMISLSIMGFIIFAFADAFLEIGIWATVGKKVKFRKGFVFGTYHFIVGFSSLLAGVVAGYLWDTINPEAPFIMGSIASVIAFILIRRFF; this is translated from the coding sequence ATGGATAAAAGGAAAATATCTGCAATAGCAATAATAAATATACTTACTTTTCTGGTTTCCTTATCCTATGAAATGACATTTACAGTTATGCCGTTTTTCCTTGTTAATTCTCTTGGCGTTTCTATGGTAGTTATAGGTATTCTTGAAGGTGGTTATGATCTTGTGTCAAATCTTGTGAAAATACTTTCAGGATATTGGTCTGATATATTCAGCAAAAGGAAATTTTTACTAACAGGTATTTTTCTGTCCATAGCCGCAAGATTTTATTTCATATTTGGTAAAAAATGGGATGATATATTAATGGGAACAATCTTGGATTCTGTATCTGATGGCACAATAGTGCCTATTTCAGACACAATCTTGTCTTCTGAAAAGAAAAAAAGCTTAGGAAAAACCTTCGGCATAAACAGGGCTATTGAGAGTATCGGGGGACTTTTGGGTATCCTTGTTGCATTCCTTTATACTGCTTTATTCCTTGATGTGCCATATCAAAAATATTTTTATTTAAGTATTATTCCCTTATTAATTGCAGGGATTGTTATCCTTTTTCTTCCGGAATACAGACCTCCGACAAAAAAATATAGAATTCCCATAATATCCTGGGAAATGTTTTTCCCAAAATACCTGTATTTATTTTTTATTCTCTCTTTTGCAAACTTTGGTTATTCCTTTTATATTCTAAAAGTATATGACCAGACACTTAGTGAATATAAAACAGTCGGCATCTATGTTATATTTACAATAATAATAGCTATAGCTTCATACTTAAGTGGAAAATTTTATGACCGATTAGGAGAGAAAAGGTTTTTATATCTGACAATTTTTTTATTTTTTATATCTCATCTGCTGATGATTAGTTTATCCATAATGGGATTTATAATATTTGCTTTTGCAGATGCATTTCTTGAGATTGGAATATGGGCTACAGTAGGGAAAAAGGTAAAATTTAGAAAAGGATTTGTATTTGGAACTTATCACTTTATTGTAGGATTTTCATCTCTACTTGCAGGGGTTGTTGCAGGATATTTATGGGATACAATAAATCCCGAGGCTCCTTTTATAATGGGAAGTATAGCCTCTGTAATTGCATTTATTTTAATTAGAAGATTTTTTTAG